The segment TGCGTTTCTTCAAGATGCCGTCGTTGCCGAAATGCACCACTTCGCCCACCCGGACTGCGGCGACCCAAATTCCACCCTGCGCATCGACCGCCATTCCATCGGGCCATCCCTCGGGCAGCTTGGCGAAGATTCGACGATTCTTGACCGTGCGGTCGGTCGCCACGTCGTAGGCCCAGACCGCGCCGGTGGTGGAGTCGCTGTGATACAGGAGCTTGCGGTCCGGGCTGAAGCCGAGACCATTGGTAACTTCGATGCCATCATAGAGTTTGGTCGCGCGTCCCGGCGGGTCGACGCGAAACAAGCTGCCGGGGACGGGTTTACCGCTGCCCAGCGGATCGAAATTGAGCGACCCGGTATAAACGCTGCCCTGGTCGTCGACGGTGAGATCATTCAGACCCATGAGCGGCTTGCCTTCCCACTCCACGAACAGGTTG is part of the Candidatus Binataceae bacterium genome and harbors:
- a CDS encoding SMP-30/gluconolactonase/LRE family protein, translating into YGLLEAPRIDEQGRLYFSDIPNGGVYRRNPDGRVDTVIPKRKGVGGMMFNQGGGIVCTGRGLILFDENTGQSRNLFVEWEGKPLMGLNDLTVDDQGSVYTGSLNFDPLGSGKPVPGSLFRVDPPGRATKLYDGIEVTNGLGFSPDRKLLYHSDSTTGAVWAYDVATDRTVKNRRIFAKLPEGWPDGMAVDAQGGIWVAAVRVGEVVHFGNDGILKKRIKLAATMVTSLVFGGRDMLDLYIVTADNTDDKERKGTIFHTRADVPGLPVPKARF